Proteins co-encoded in one Arachis stenosperma cultivar V10309 chromosome 7, arast.V10309.gnm1.PFL2, whole genome shotgun sequence genomic window:
- the LOC130941533 gene encoding ras-related protein RABA1f-like, with the protein MASYNRGDDDYDYLFKLVLIGDSGVGKSNLLSRFTRNEFNLESKSTIGVEFATRTITVDDNKVLKAQIWDTAGQERYRAITSAYYRGAVGALLVYDVTRHITFENVERWLKELRDHTDANIIVMLVGNKADLRHLRAVSTEDATAFAERENIFFMETSALESMNVDNAFTQVLTQIYRFMTRKALEAGNDPAGLPQGQTISVGNKDDVSAIKKVGCCSD; encoded by the exons aTGGCGTCATACAATAGAGGGGACGATGACTATGACTACCTATTCAAGCTGGTTCTCATCGGTGACTCTGGCGTCGGAAAATCCAACCTCCTCTCCCGCTTCACCCGCAACGAGTTCAACCTCGAATCCAAGTCCACCATCGGCGTTGAATTCGCCACCAGAACCATCACCGTCGATGATAATAAGGTCCTCAAGGCTCAGATTTGGGACACTGCTGGCCAAGAAAG ATATCGCGCAATCACAAGTGCCTACTACCGAGGAGCGGTTGGTGCCTTACTAGTTTATGATGTGACCCGACATATTACATTTGAGAATGTTGAGAGATGGTTGAAGGAGTTGAGAGATCACACGGATGCCAACATCATAGTAATGTTGGTTGGCAATAAAGCAGACCTGCGTCACCTTCGAGCCGTGTCTACCGAAGATGCAACAGCATTCGCCGAAAGGGAGAACATCTTTTTCATGGAGACTTCAGCCCTTGAGTCTATGAATGTTGACAATGCATTCACCCAAGTCTTGACACAAATATATCGTTTCATGACTCGGAAAGCGCTTGAAGCTGGGAACGATCCTGCAGGATTGCCTCAAGGCCAAACCATAAGTGTGGGAAACAAGGATGATGTTTCCGCTATTAAGAAAGTTGGTTGCTGCTCTGACTGA